From a single Nostoc sp. MS1 genomic region:
- a CDS encoding SDR family NAD(P)-dependent oxidoreductase gives MIAAPYRVALVTGASSGIGKVTATALASAGFTTYATARNLLALGDLAAKGCYILPLDITDEASMLATVQTIEAKHGAISVLINNAGYNQIGPLEELTMEDVRRQFETNVFGLLRMCQLVLPEMREQGYGRIINVGSIGGTFTTPGNGAYHASKYAVESFTDALRYEVKPFGVDVVLIQPTGVRTPFVEKLYVSMPRRGSDSPYAVLKQNIEAQIAQMFAGNAWGILTPTDVAKVIVEAAIVRRPRTRYQVGLSGKIFSLVRRLLPDRAWDALMSRMFPMGDVAAAKSRRKASPFEDFKAMN, from the coding sequence ATGATTGCAGCACCATATAGAGTTGCATTGGTTACAGGAGCCTCCTCTGGAATTGGTAAAGTGACAGCCACTGCATTGGCATCAGCCGGATTTACGACTTATGCCACAGCCCGAAATCTTCTAGCATTGGGCGATTTGGCTGCAAAAGGTTGCTACATTCTTCCATTGGATATCACAGATGAAGCATCCATGCTGGCTACTGTGCAAACCATAGAAGCCAAGCACGGTGCTATTTCTGTTTTGATTAACAATGCTGGCTATAACCAGATTGGCCCCTTAGAGGAGTTGACAATGGAAGATGTGCGCCGCCAGTTTGAAACCAACGTGTTTGGCTTACTGCGGATGTGTCAACTCGTACTGCCGGAAATGCGAGAGCAAGGATATGGACGGATTATCAATGTTGGCTCCATAGGGGGTACATTCACAACCCCTGGTAATGGCGCTTATCATGCCAGCAAGTATGCGGTTGAATCCTTCACGGATGCCCTACGTTATGAGGTTAAACCTTTTGGAGTGGATGTGGTCTTAATTCAACCAACAGGAGTCCGTACCCCATTTGTAGAAAAACTCTATGTCTCTATGCCACGAAGGGGAAGTGATAGCCCGTATGCAGTACTCAAGCAGAACATTGAGGCGCAGATTGCACAAATGTTTGCTGGTAATGCTTGGGGCATTCTAACTCCAACAGATGTGGCTAAGGTAATTGTCGAAGCTGCTATTGTTCGTCGTCCTCGTACTCGTTACCAAGTGGGATTGAGTGGAAAAATCTTCTCCTTGGTTCGCCGCCTTTTACCCGACCGTGCTTGGGATGCCTTGATGTCTCGCATGTTTCCAATGGGTGATGTAGCGGCTGCAAAGAGTCGCCGAAAAGCTTCACCATTCGAGGATTTTAAAGCAATGAATTAA
- a CDS encoding TetR/AcrR family transcriptional regulator translates to MNAKANTGKSREQVLQLAEALFSERGYTAVTLRDIAEAFEVRQAALYYHFPEGKEQLFFEVIKRSFLRHGQGLNRAILQAEPHLSSQLNKMAEWLLSQPPLDMTRLARSDLPALSPEHAHALHELGNSSLVEPIGQVLTQAYERGEIRLVDAKLMATVFLSLIDTVHDMHRYKNIPKQVLAQDVIDILLDGMRRR, encoded by the coding sequence GTGAACGCTAAAGCAAATACTGGAAAATCTAGAGAGCAAGTACTGCAACTGGCTGAAGCTTTATTTAGTGAGCGAGGCTACACAGCAGTCACCTTGAGAGATATTGCAGAAGCGTTTGAAGTGCGTCAGGCTGCACTTTACTATCATTTTCCCGAAGGTAAAGAGCAGTTATTCTTTGAGGTGATTAAGCGCAGTTTTCTGCGTCACGGTCAAGGACTGAATCGTGCCATTTTACAAGCCGAACCCCACTTATCTAGCCAACTGAACAAAATGGCAGAGTGGCTACTTTCACAACCTCCACTCGACATGACTCGACTGGCGCGATCGGATCTACCTGCTCTGTCTCCAGAACATGCTCACGCTCTTCATGAGTTGGGAAATTCATCTCTGGTAGAGCCAATAGGGCAAGTTCTGACACAAGCTTACGAGCGAGGAGAGATTCGCTTGGTTGATGCCAAACTTATGGCTACCGTTTTTCTATCCCTAATTGATACAGTGCATGATATGCACCGATACAAGAACATCCCTAAGCAAGTTTTAGCTCAGGATGTGATTGACATACTGCTGGATGGAATGCGCCGTCGTTAA
- a CDS encoding DUF1349 domain-containing protein has product MTEMKWYNEPATWNEQAGVICVNASAKTDFWQKTHYNFIRDNGNFYYQEVKGNFTVEVKVIGNYQALYDQAGLMIRENENIWLKCGIEYVEEVQNVSVVVTRDYSDWSVVPLLQPSNALWLRLERRVETVEVQYSLDGKNYQMLRLAYLTLAEIVQVGLMCASPQGDGFSVVFEDFRITQS; this is encoded by the coding sequence ATGACTGAAATGAAATGGTACAACGAACCTGCTACCTGGAATGAACAGGCAGGAGTTATTTGTGTTAACGCATCTGCAAAAACTGATTTTTGGCAAAAGACTCACTATAATTTCATCCGTGATAACGGCAACTTCTACTATCAGGAGGTAAAGGGTAATTTCACAGTTGAAGTTAAAGTTATAGGAAATTATCAGGCTTTATATGACCAAGCTGGACTGATGATTCGTGAGAACGAAAATATCTGGCTCAAATGTGGCATTGAATATGTTGAGGAAGTGCAGAATGTCAGTGTTGTAGTGACACGAGATTATTCAGATTGGTCAGTAGTGCCTTTATTACAACCATCAAATGCCTTATGGTTACGCCTAGAACGTCGTGTCGAAACAGTAGAAGTACAGTATTCTCTAGATGGAAAGAATTATCAAATGTTGCGCCTAGCATATCTCACCCTTGCAGAAATAGTGCAAGTAGGACTAATGTGTGCTTCACCACAGGGTGATGGTTTCTCGGTGGTGTTTGAAGATTTCAGAATTACTCAATCATAG
- a CDS encoding serine/threonine protein kinase, with the protein MNTLHNYGDVIAGRYQIQRVLGHGGMGITYAAEDLQIHQPVALKVLSLHRVKDWKALELFAREAKILANLSYPGIPQYLNYFEIETDENHAFYLVQELAPGQSLFELVNQGWKPSVEEVQAIASQVLEILVYLQQLTPPVIHRDIKPQNIIRQENGQIFLVDFGAVQDTYHNTVTGGSTVVGTFGYMAPEQFRGQAVLSTDLYGLGTTLLFLLTGKSPADLPHRQLTIDFRSVVQLPKRFAAWLERMIEPISTVRFPSAVEALVVLQGKQPLPPRASTYKRPKQSKIKLTTTTNKMTIDIPPLLLNSPQSLWLGLLPIFVCIPIFWITYAWIIEILEPKAEIDIGREWIFRLAILMTTFVPSACVICLYAAQSLFFSSAFGSRYEIEPFWKIQLTYCFGLFTLQLPSIRTKKNAKLQASVTPMQQEVAVIKNLNSYCTLAIAPLKINFGLFLNNSEKAWLVNEINAFAERHNNDQE; encoded by the coding sequence ATGAACACCTTACATAACTATGGTGATGTGATTGCTGGACGCTATCAGATTCAGCGTGTTTTAGGACATGGGGGAATGGGTATTACTTATGCGGCAGAGGATTTGCAAATTCATCAACCTGTAGCGTTGAAGGTACTTTCTCTGCATCGCGTCAAAGATTGGAAAGCGCTGGAATTATTTGCACGCGAAGCAAAAATTTTGGCTAACCTCAGCTATCCAGGGATTCCCCAATATTTGAATTATTTTGAAATAGAAACAGATGAAAACCATGCTTTTTATCTGGTACAAGAACTAGCTCCAGGACAATCTCTATTTGAGCTAGTTAATCAAGGTTGGAAACCAAGCGTTGAAGAAGTCCAGGCGATCGCATCTCAAGTGCTAGAAATTCTGGTATATTTGCAACAGTTGACCCCGCCTGTAATTCATCGAGATATTAAGCCGCAAAATATTATCCGTCAGGAAAACGGTCAAATTTTTCTGGTAGATTTTGGTGCAGTTCAAGATACCTATCACAATACTGTAACAGGTGGTAGTACCGTTGTCGGAACCTTTGGTTATATGGCTCCCGAACAATTTCGCGGACAGGCTGTATTATCTACAGACTTGTATGGACTGGGAACCACTTTATTATTTTTGCTCACAGGTAAATCCCCCGCAGACTTACCACATCGTCAACTTACTATCGACTTTCGTAGTGTTGTGCAATTACCCAAACGCTTTGCAGCTTGGTTAGAGCGGATGATTGAACCAATTAGTACAGTCAGATTCCCCTCGGCTGTAGAAGCCTTAGTTGTTTTACAAGGAAAGCAACCACTCCCACCCCGTGCAAGCACTTATAAACGACCCAAACAAAGCAAAATTAAATTAACCACCACAACTAACAAAATGACTATTGATATACCTCCCTTACTCCTCAATAGTCCTCAGAGTTTGTGGTTGGGGTTATTGCCAATATTTGTATGTATCCCCATCTTTTGGATTACTTATGCTTGGATTATTGAGATATTAGAACCGAAAGCTGAGATTGACATTGGAAGAGAGTGGATATTTCGCCTTGCCATTTTGATGACTACCTTTGTTCCCTCGGCTTGTGTTATTTGCCTATATGCTGCTCAAAGTTTGTTCTTTAGTAGCGCCTTCGGTAGTCGTTATGAGATTGAGCCATTTTGGAAGATTCAATTAACATACTGTTTTGGACTGTTCACTTTGCAACTACCATCAATACGTACAAAGAAAAACGCCAAACTCCAGGCGAGTGTGACACCTATGCAGCAAGAGGTTGCTGTGATCAAAAATCTTAACTCGTATTGTACTTTAGCGATCGCCCCACTCAAAATCAACTTCGGACTATTCTTGAACAACAGCGAAAAAGCATGGTTAGTCAACGAAATCAACGCCTTTGCAGAGCGTCACAACAATGATCAAGAATAG